GCAGCCTTCAATCAAGGTCGGGCCCTCCCCTTCCCGCCTTATCTCCCTGGCTCCCCTGCCAAGGTTTGCAGGCTGGGACTGGTCTTCCCCATGgtgccaggcacagggctggGCCTGGCCAGCACACACACAATATTCCTGCTCGTTGGTAGATTTTCTCAAGGCCTGGATTGCAGAGAGCTCTCCCTTTCCCAGAGCCTCCTAGCAGGGGAATCCCTGCCCCGGGCAGCACCAGGAGGAACACTTTGGAGGAAAGGCCCTTCCTGCCTCTGAGCTGCTAGCTTATCTTAGAAGCCTTCACCAGGTTAGAGCATGTGTCCTAACCTGAACCCCAGATCCTGTCCTTGGGCTCATTGGGTCTGAGTTCCTACCTAGAAAGTAGGCAGCCTGGCTTCTCTAGGACCACGGCCGCCTACAAGCCCACTAGTCACTCACCCCAGTGCCTGGAGCTCTGACCCTGCCCCAGCCACTTAGCTGGACCCTGCCTTATGCCGACGAACAGCCCCTACTCACACCAGCTGCCTAAATCACCCATTCCAGAATCCCAAGCTCCAGACTGCCCACTCAGCCCTCCAGCTGCCATCAACTTCTCCACGGCTGTCACTTTTGCCCCACCCAACCGCCCCCGATGTGTGCACATTTAGAGCCTGCAGCCAGTCCACACTAACCATGCCCTCTGCAGGGCCCTGAAGCCTGGCAGAAAAATCACCGAGGCGCTTTGACATTAATCAAAGACActcataaataaatatgtgtaaatcATATGCAAACCAAGGTAGGAATTTACATCTTCCGCTGCTGAGTCAGCATCTCCAGGCACCAGGGAGGCTGCCTGCAGCTTAGGAGGTTTGGGACAAGAGCCCTCCTATCTAGGGGTCCCACCGAACGATCCTAGATGTATCGTCTGAGATAGATTCTTGAACTTCCAAGTTGGAAGTATCAACCACCACGATTGCCTACTACCTGCCAGGCATTCCATATACTAGCTCCTACAGGCATTAAACAAGATAATGTGGAAAGTGCTGAGAATGGGACTGGCATCTCACAAGCACCCAATATACGTGGGCTATCATTATTAATATcgctgagcttcagtttcttcatttgtaaagtgagaataagagttgcagtggggagggggtagctcaagtggtagagtgcacgcttggcatgcacaaggtcctgggttcaagccccagtacctcctctaaaaataaataaacctaattacttcctccctgcccggggggtggggggaagagttGTACCTAATTCATTGTGTTTTGGTGAGGACTCACAATATAAACCCAAGTAGAAGCCCTTAGTACAATTCctgcacacagtaagcactcgaTAAATCTTAGCAATTCTATTAAATAGCATGTGTCCATGCAAACAAGTCCTGGAAGATATAGCCAGTAGGAGTAGTTAagagaggggaggcagagagatgaaCAGGGGActtccactttctgtttcttgTATTTCTGAGGTAAAGAATTTTGACAAATGAGTTTGCATGGTTTTTATCATCAGCAAAAACAATAAAGCTATTTCTATTGGACGGAATAAAAACCACCAAGACAGAGACCCTGTCCTGGGAGCATCCACTTCTCGGCCACCTCCTCACGGTTCTGTAGCCTCCCTACTCAGCCTCCCTACTCATCCTCCCTCCCATACGCGCTCTCCTCTGAACCTGGCCAGGAAGAGCAGTTTGCTGTGGACACAGCGTTTATATTAATAACACCTTATGTGACTTTCCCTCTCTGGCAGGACAAGCCGGCCCAGGAACCCTGCAACTTCTCCAACAGGCTAAGCCAGGTCTTCTTTCTCCCACCTGCCATCAGGGATGGGGCTTGGACCCAGGTAAAGGTCCTCTTTCTTAGATGTGGTCCCATCCCTACAGCCCACAGACAGGCCATTATGTCTGTATCCGTTGTTGCTTCCTGACCCTCACTGCTCCTCCCTGCTCCTGTCAGTAGCCTGTGAATCGAATCTTTGGATCCTACCCATCTTCATCCTGGTCGCAGATAGAGAATGCTGGGCAAGACAGGGGTGCTCTGGGCCCACTACCCAGCACCCTTTCCCTTCAGTCAACCAACCAGGAACAAATAAGAAGATGTGCCCTCTTCCCTGAAGCCCATTTCCTCTGAGACTGAAAGCCACTGTCTACTTTCTTCTGAAACTGAAGGCCAGTATCCCACCACCCcattcatttagaaaaaagaaggaaaagagatgacAGTGCCACAAGCATGTGGTCCCCCAATAGGCACTTCTTACTGGTAACACCTTAGACCAGGGGTGGGGCCAGGTGCTGGGAGACAGAGATGAATCAGAACCGGCTGCCACAGGAGCTCACAGTCCTGCAGGAGACACAGAGATACAAAGGGTGATGACAGCACAGGCCTATATATGCTCACACAGAGGTGGTCTTCACAATACAGTGCAGAAATGGGGCAGAGGTCGTGGCTTAGTCTAGAGAGGGAGTGAAACGATTTCTCGGAGTGGGTGACCCTTGAACTAGGACCTGAAGGATGTGATCAGAGGATGGGGCTGTGGGGAAGGCACTCCAAGGAAAGGAAACTGTGTGCACAAAGCTAGGGAATCATTAGGACCCAGTGTGTTTGTAGGAAAGAAGTTCTGTGCCGCTGGTTCAGCGGGTCGGCAGGGGCAGGGCCAAGGGCACTGTGGGCCTGATCATGTACATGGTTGGGAGCAACAAAAGGCTTCTCAGGAGGCAAGTCTTCATGACCAAGCTGTGTCTTGGGGGAGCATCCTGATTTGATTCAACAAAGggactgcaggaaggaagaatggTCCTAGACCAGTCACTAGATTTATAACCTATCCACTTCCCCTATTCTGTTAACCtcagtttcctagagccactAGGGTATAGGCTTTGGCTGTCCCTTGAGATGCCCAGAGCAAGCAGGCCGATGGGCCTACAAATGGAGGTAAACTGAGGCCCTCTACCAAAGAGCCCCTCCCGGGTAGAAATGAGAGCAGGGACGTGAGTCTGGCACATACTCTGTTCTCAGCCACAAACAAAAGTTGAGACTCGAGGGTGATTTTATCTGCAATGACAAGTCCACCCCCAGGCTCAGACAGGTATTGTTCCAAGCTCAGCAGACATCCCCAAGTCAGACAGATGTCCAGGGCGCAAACAGACgtcgcccccaggccaggaaGATGTTGCACCAGGCCCAGACAGATGCTGTGCCAGGTTCAGACACATGTCCTGGACCCAGACAAAAGCTGTCCCGGGGCCAGATAATGTTCTGGGCTCAGCCAGGTGTCCCAGCCTCAAACAGATGTTGTCTCCAGCCCAGGCAGATGCTACTCTAAGCTCAGACAGATGTCTGCCACCAGAGATATATAAAGATGCTAAGAGGTCCCTGGGAAAATATAATTCCTAAATCCTCCTTTGCCACTTCTCCCCTCCACCTGCTACTCTCAAGAAAGCTGAAGAAGGCCAGCATTGAGCCCAGCCAACTCTCTCCAGACCCTCCCAACTTGTATCAGCCAGGGAGCTATATCATTCTGTCCCTCCCCCGACTCCAGGCTAGACTACTTCATGGGGCAGGGGGAAGCACATGCAGTGAGGCGATGAATGAGGCACATGAACAAGAGAACAGGGCATCTGTGCCATCTGTACCGTGGTATACAGTGATGTCCAGGCTACCCAAGCTGACTCCATGGAGAAAGGGGCCTGGGAGGGTTATAGACTCggggacatagaaaacaaactggttaccagcTGCaaagggggaagtgggggagagatagattaggagtttgggattaacagatacacactactgtatatgaaataaataaacaaggacctactgtatagcacagggaactatattcaatttcttgtaaccaactataatggaaaagaatctgaaatatatatatatgtatgtgtatatatatatatgtatgtatatgtatgtgtatatatatatgtatgtatatgtacaactgaatcactttactgtacacctgaaactaacattgtaaattgactacagttcaattaaaaataagaataaaaagaaagaaagaaagggagaaggaaagaaagaaggaaagaaagaaagaaaagaaaggggcgAGGGGGGATCAGAGGAAGGAGTGGGTTGATGTAAAGACCAGGCCCACTAAATCTGACCTCAAACCCCCACACTCTGGGCCTGGAGGGAAGAAGTCCAGTCCAACCTCATACTCATGTACCCTGACCAACACCCTAGGAATGTCATTActggataatttaaaaataattactgctCTAAATCTAGGCTGCACTAAGCTAGGGAGAAAGTCAGGAATAGAGAGGTTGGCCTAGTGTGGGCATAAAGTAGAAGATAGTCCCATTCATCAGCTTGGTCCTGGCTGGAAGCATGACCTCCCATCCCCAAAAGCCCTCAGAGGGGCATCCCGGACCTGGAAGGAAAAAGTACTTCCCCCTGATGGCCACACAGCTCCCATCAGGAGCTAGAGTTGTGTGCAACAAAGCTGTGCAGAAGTGGGGTTCAGAACCATAGGTGTTGGATTTTCCCAGTCCAcagctggaggaggcagcctcTAGACCTGGAGTGGAGGAGTGAGAGGCTGACCTCCCATCTCCCCATCTGCTGTGAAAAGCCTCAGGCTAGACTCAGTCTCTTCCAGAGGGGAGTTCCGAGAAGCAGCCATTCATGAATATGTAAATTAACCACGAGCCACGCCCCCAGCAGGTGAAGTTGGGGCTTCTCTCCAGCTCCACCTACTCCCCCTCAAGAGCTTCCTGGAGGCTGAGGAAGGTGAGGTATAGCCTTTAAAGCCACTTTCAAAGGGAAGCACTGTCTGACACAATTACAACCACTAATGCACACATATTAATACAAAACAAGCACAAGCACCCTAACACAAGGATAAAAATACTTATGGGCATCTATAAAGTACAAACACGAATTCATGCAAGCATGCTAACATACAGTCACccacatatacatgcacacaggCCCCCAACACACTATTGTAAACACTGTAATGCACACAAACACAAAGgaactcccctccctcccttccacccctcccaggctgcccaccctcacccctcagTCAGGCCACAAAGTCAACACCAGGCTCAGAAAGGCACCTCACTCCTCTAACAATGGCGACAAAAACTTAAATTATCCCTtgctgctcccaccccaccctgtggTGGTGAATTTTGCAGCCATTCAGATaaaaagtgtgttttttaaaaataaataaataaataaaggagagagagagaaactcaaaCCCAGCCCCAGCCTTTTAGAGTGATTAATCCCCACTTACGATTTACCGATTTGCAGAGAGCGAGTTCTGCATAACCGGACTGTGGGCATTAACACCAGCTTGGAGGCTGCCATTCtgctaaaaatgaaagtaaatttcAAGAGCAATTGACCACCTCTAATTTGAATATTCCAACAATGCACTGGGAGGAACCTCACCCCTACCCGGAGACCTAGGGGGCTGAGGCAGGGGAGAAAAAATACAAGGAAAGTTTCATCCCTAAGAAGTATTTCACTTTTTATCTTTCCATCCCTTAACCAAAATTGAGAGATCGGGAACTTTAAATGAGACTGCCAAAGGCAGCCACGCCTCTCCCACTCCTCTGTTCCTCTATGCCAGGTGCCTGTGAACACAGCAAGGACAGAGGAGGTAGGACATCTGGAGGAGCTGAGTTTAGAGGGGTGGGGCTCGAGAGCTTGAGTGATCACACACCACGTGGGAGAGCTCTCTGGACGGTGGTGAGACCTGTGAACCTGCCTAGCTAGCACCAACCTGCACAGAGGCTGAGGATTCGCCTATCCAGGCTGGAATCTGCAGCAGCCAGGACCCTGCCAGACTCTTCCAGTCAAAAACACGTTCCAGCACAGAACAAGCAGGGTATGGGCGTGGTCATGCCTGACACTGCTTAGCAAGAACTGGTTAGGGGAGCAGGCAGGTTCCGCTCCTGCTCACATAGCCTCTTACTCACCCCTGGCAGCCAGGGAGGAAAACCAAGCCACACTTTCCCTTTCCAAGTTTCCATTAGGGCAGTGATCTCATCCTGCCTTCACAAGAACCCAGTGGTGACCATCCCGCCCAGCTTACAGACCAGGATACTGAGGCTGAGAGGGATCGGGAGGTTGAGACTGGTCCAAGGTCATCCAGGCCTGAGTCTGAGCCAAAATGGAACACAGAACCCTTGACACTCTGAGAACACCAGGTCTAGGGCATGAGAAGACtggcaggagggaaaggaagtGTGAGCGCTGTGAGTGCTGGCCGCGTCCCACCCCACTTCCAGCCCAGCCTGTCTCAGACAAAGACTTAAAGCCCATGCACACGGAAGGGCATCCTAGGACACGAACTCCTCCAGCCGCCCTCCCCACTGGCTCGATCTCTCCTCTCTTTAGCTCTGCTCAGCACTCCTGACTTGAGAGGAATCCAGGTGGAGTGTCCTGCAGGCAGTcatcccccaacactgaaaaggCCTTAGGTCTGTGGCTGTGTGTGCTCCCAGTGTCTCCTGCACTCCGAGGAGGACCCCCCTGACCAACTGACAAGACACAGCGGCCAGGGAGAGCAGTCAGTCCCAGCTgccccctcttcttccctccttaaTCTTGTTCTGTGCGCCATCATGTCGGCTCACCCATCTGGGACATGAGTCTGGAATATTACAGTGCATGTGTGGCTGCAACGATGCTGATGGGGAGCATGGTCGTTTGCTAGAGACCGCATCTGAATCTCTCAGTCTGGCGTGTGAATGTAGCTTGCGGGGGTTTGTGTCTGTGGTCTGGGACTTTGCAAAGAGAGTAAGCGGGGCTTGTGTAGCTGTGGTTCATCCCCACAGAGCCTCCCCCTGCAGCCCCTCTGGCTCAGAGACCCCCCACAGCGAGGGCCCCATCTGCTGGAGGCTCGGTGACCTGTGTCAAATGAGCAGGCGCTCGGTCACACTCCAGAGCCTGGAGGAGGCCTTGCCACTCTGGGAAAGCCCGGGCAGCTCCTGGCCTGggggcaggctgggcaggggcccctgctggggagggaggcccgGGAGCCTCTGAGGCTGGCGGCGACCTGGCTGGGAGCTGCCCTCCATAGAAAAGGagagtgaaaagaatatgaaaagaaagggCTTTCCCACTTCCTTAGGATGAGTGGGACCCCAGAACCACATGGACTGAGCTCTAGGCTGGGTACAGCCCGTTCCTCTGCTCTCTGATCCGCTGTGCAAATGGGTTAGTTCCTACAGGGTGTAGGTGTCTGTGTGATGCGTGGAGTGGGCCTCTCTGTATCTGTGCACTGGGTGGGAGAGGGTGTGCTCACGTTTGTGAACACACGAGGGTGTGCCCATTTGTGTGAAGAGACAGTGCCAGCTGACAACCTCCATGCTTGTCACCCCAACGGCCCGTAGGTCTCCTCCATTTCTGTGTCACCGAAGGAATGCCTATTTGAGCTGATTTCAGCCTCTGCGTGGGCTCTGCGAATGTTCCCATTGAGACACAAGCCTGTATTTATCATTGTGTGTTGGTTTATGTGATTCTGAATATCCGACCTAATGATGTAAGTCCATGTGTTCCTATTGTGAATCTGTATGTTTGTCCCCAGGCCAAATTgcatgtatgtatctgtgtgttatgtgtatttgcatgtgtgtgaaagcacctCTGTTCACATGCCTAAACCATCCTGTGTCTGCATGGGTCAGGTGGGTGTCTGACTTCCATGTTCCAAGTTTTCTCCATGGTCTGTGAGGGTAGGGCTCCTGGAGAGAGGCGAAGTTCTGTAGCAGGTGTCTCTGCCAATGGCCATGGCACAGCCCCCAAGGTCCCACCCAGAATCTCTTGGAGCAAGAGCAAAGGGGATGTCGAGACTTCCTAGGGAAAACTTAACTCTCAAATACAAGAAAATTTTGACTCAAGACCCAACCCATATCTTTGTAGAGGATCTGAAACTtccaaagcagagaaaagaatgtTACTCTTTCCTAGTTCACACTGCTGTTAACCCCAGGGTAGCATCCCACATGAAGAAGGCATCTAAGTTATATGCTTTGCTTTATCCTTGCAGCTTCAGAGCAAACCTGAAAAGCAGGCATTACCGTTCTCACTTtaagatgtagaaactgaggctccaacgGGCAAAGCAACAAGCACAGGACCACAGGGTTGTTAAAGGGGGTAATGGGACTGGGACTGAGATATGCTAGCTGACAAGGTGGTAACCTAGGAGCATGACTGCCTGGCTTGGCTGCTGCCACTCCTCAATTGAGCACAGACCTGGGAAGTCAGCTTCAGGAGTGCCAGCTGGCCAGAGATAGGGCGGTGAGCTCTCTCAGCTATGACGGCCAAAGCCGCCTCCTCCGCAATCACCCTTCCCCATCCCACAGCCCTGAGGAGAATGATGATGAATGGGACCTCCATGCATTCTGTGCCCTCAGACAAGCCTCAGTTACTTCATCTGTGCACTAGGAGAACAATCCTTGTGCTCTCCCTCAGGGCAGGTAACGTGACAAATGACAAGCACTTCATAAAGCACCCATTGCTCATCGTGAGCATTCCAGACGTGACACCTGTCCACTCCAAACACTTCCCTTCTTCCAACAGACACTGAGACAGATTTCTAGACTCGAAGACCATCAGAGCTGGAAAAGAGGTTACCAGAGAGGTCATCTAGTCCAAACCTCCACAACCCCACTCTACAGATGCGGAAACAGGTTTAGTTAGAGAGGGGAAGTAATCTGTCCAGTCACTGGGCACCAACAATAGAAACAACCACAGTAAAAGCCCTTTCTGACAGCTTTTCCCTTCCATTGTCTTGTACCACCCTCTGACTTACCTTAGTGAGACAGGTGGGCTGCCTACGGTACTGTTATCCCCAGTTTACAGGTAGAAGAACCAAGTGCTAGGGAGACTGGACCAGAGTTATTTTTGCCCAAGAAGATAGTGGCAGTTCCAAGTTGGAAGCCCAAGCTTCAACGTCATGCATGCTTGGTTAGGGCTGGCATGAGAGGACACTTCACTACAGAATTCCCAGCCTTGGTCCTACCTCCTGGGCCTGGGAGAGAGGCCAGGAAAGTGAATGGACCAGGAAGTCCTGGGCTGCCTCAAGGTGATCACTTCCTGAGCCAGAGTCCAGAAAAGCCCAGCATCCCTAGCTAAGTTCAGACCCAGGGCTCCATCACAGCTCTTGCAGTGAGAGTGGTACCTAAGGAGCCTGCTCAGGACAGTAGCCAGTGGCAGACATAATCCTGCCTTGTCCCGTTCCATCCCTTGGGGGATAGGCAGAGGCTAGTCCTATGTGTTCAGGGCCTGAATGAGCACAGTCTGTGCCCAAGGATGGCCCTTTTCACTGTCAACTCTGTCCCAGTCATCCTTGGGATCACCTGAGCACCCCCCCATCACCCCTCTTTACACATTGAGGCTTTATTGCACAGGCCTGACTTGCCAGTAGGATCCTAGCTGTGTCCCCAGATCCATTCTGTGATCTAGGACCCCCCAGGGCCCTGGAATCTATGAACCCATTGGAAGCAAGAtcagggagagaaaagaggtgGTGAGCTGGCAGCTGGAAGACTCCCCGAGAGCCAAGCCTCAGCGTGGGGAAGACACGGAGACTACAGCTCACTCACTCTGAAGAGCTGCTACTGAGGCCACAGTCCACTCAGGATCCTTCAGGGAGTCCTCAAAGATCTGGTGGAGTAGGTACCCCAGCCGCACTCCGCACCTTTCCAAGGCCTCTTCAATTCCAGTTCCCTCTTCAGCAGCCCCAACCAAGTGTATCAAActccagcccagggctccctgcTAGGCTGGACAGCTCCCGGACTGCACTCAGGATTTCTGAAGTGCCAGGGCCCTTCCCCAAGTCCATGCCACTCCTCACCCAGTGCAAGCTTCCCCGGGGCGTGACCCTGCCATAACCCAGGACAATGAGCCGTGCAGGCAGGTATGAGAAAGAGCGAGAAGGCGGCGGTGTAGGTCAGATGCCCATGGGCCCAGTGTGTCCACCATCCCTGTCGGCAGCATTTTCCCGGAGCCACAGTCTCCACCTCGAGGTCTTCTCACTCAGGAACCCCGGAATCAGCCTGGTTACAGAAGCTCCCGCGTCCCCGCAGCATCGCTGCCGCCGGCGACGCCGGCTGTGAGTCACCAGCGCGGTACTCACCTGGCCCGCGATGCCCGAAAGGAGAGCCCGTGAGAGGCATGAAGCTGGGGCCGGTCCAACTCTGCCTGCGCCGGACGCTTTCTCAGGGCCGTGGAGGTCGACAGAGTTGCGCTGGGTGGTCTAGAGGGTGACGAGGGAAAACGAAACGGGACGGGAGGCGCCCAGAGGAGAGCTCCGTGCCCGCTGGAAGCCGAGAGAGGCGAAGCGAGCGAGGTGAGCAGTCGCGCCGCAACCGAGCCGGGGACCCGCGCCGCCTCGCGCTCGCCGCCGCCGAGACCCGCGGGAATCCCGGCCCGCCGGCAACGGCACTGCTGTGGGAGGAGCGCGGGGCTGAGCTGCTTCTCGGAGCCCGAGCGCCTCCCGGAGCCAGCCATCCCCGCCACGGCTTCTGGCCGCCCCGGCGGGAGGCCGGCGGGAATTCAGCTCGCGTGGAACGTGGGACCTGCCGGGCTCGGAGTCTCCAGAGCCAGAGGAAAGCGGGGCCCACGCAGCCAGGACGAGAGGGGGTGTGGCCCCAGTGCCACCCCCCGCGCCACTCCCCACGTGGCGGCCGCGCCCCCGGGGCGTGAGTGTGTACGCGGACGGTAGGGGGACTGTGAATGAAGCCCCAGCGGCCAATCAGCACGGCCGGCGCGCGGGACCCCGGGAGCGAGGGCCAATGGCGAGCTCTGGGCTGCCGGGCAGGGAGACAagcaggggcggggggcgggggccgaGGCCGGGGGGCGGGAGGCGGCTCCGCGGGCAGCCAATGGGtggcgggtggggtggggctccGGAGCGCCGAGCGGGTCGGGGCTTTAAGCCGGCGGAGCGCGGCGGCGGGGCCCGCAGACGGagcggagcggcggcggcggcgcggagTAGGGCGCGGGGCGGCGTAGGGCGCGGGGCGGCATGGCCACCACCGCGCAGTACCTGCCGCGGGGCCCCGGCGGCGGAGCCGGGGGCACGGGACCGCTTATGCACCCGGACGCCGccgcggcagcggcagcggcggcagccGCCGAACGGTTGCACGCGGGGGCCGCGTACCGCGAAGTGCAGAAGCTGATGCACCACGAGTGGCTGGGCGCGGGCGCGGGCCACCCCGTGGGCCTAGCGCACCCCCAGTGGCTACCCACgggaggaggcggaggcggcGACTGGGCCGGCGGCCCGCACCTGGAACACGGCAAggcgggcggcggcggcaccGGCCGAGCCGACGacggtggcggtggcggcggttTCCACGCGCGCCTAGTGCACCAGGGGGCGGCCCACGCGGGCGCGGCATGGGCGCAGGGCGGCACAGCGCACCACTTGGGCCCTGCCATGTCGCCGTCGCCTGGGGCCGGCGGGGGCCACCAGCCCCAACCGCTCGGTCTGTACGCGCAGGCCGCCTACccggggggcggcggcggcggcctggCTGGGATGCTGGCAGCGGGCGGCGGAGGCGCGGGGCCGGGCCTGCACCACGCACTGCACGAGGACGGCCACGAGGCGCAGCTGGAGCCGTCGCCTCCGCCGCACCTGGGCGCCCACGGACATGCACACGGACATGCACACGCCGGCGGCCTGCACGCGGCGGCGGCGCACCTGCACCCAGGCGCGGGCGGTGGTGGTTCGTCGGTGGGCGAGCACTCGGACGAGGACGCGCCCAGCTCGGACGACCTGGAGCAGTTCGCCAAGCAGTTCAAGCAGCGGCGTATCAAGCTGGGCTTCACGCAGGCCGATGTGGGGCTGGCGCTGGGCACGCTGTACGGTAACGTGTTCTCGCAGACCACCATCTGCCGCTTCGAGGCCCTGCAGCTGAGCTTCAAGAACATGTGCAAGCTCAAGCCGCTGCTCAACAAGTGGCTGGAGGAGACCGACTCGTCCAGCGGCAGCCCCACCAACCTGGACAAGATCGCGGCGCAGGGCCGCAAGCGTAAGAAGCGCACGTCCATCGAGGTGGGGGTCAAAGGCGCGCTAGAGAGCCACTTCCTCAAGTGCCCCAAGCCCTCGGCGCACGAGATCACGGGCTTGGCCGACAGTCTGCAGCTGGAGAAGGAGGTAGTGCGCGTCTGGTTCTGCAACCGGCGGCAGAAGGAGAAGCGTATGACCCCCGCAGCCGGCGCCGGCCACCCGCCCATGGACGACGTTTACGCACCCGGTGAGctggggccgggcgggggcggtGCGTCGCCACCCTCAgcacccccgccgcccccgccggccgcgctgcaccaccaccaccaccacacactgCCCGGCTCCGTGCAGTGACCCCGCGGGCCGGGCTCCCCGCCGGTGCGCGGCGAGGCGCCGCGCGGCCTGAACTCTTTTTGTTCGGTTGCTTTGGATTTTACAAAAAGCTCAGAAACTTTCGAACAAAACCAAACACCCGGACGACCCTCTCCGGCAAGCGGCGAAGACGGCCGATAGGCTGCGTCACCCGAGCCCTGAAAGAGAGGAGCGAAGATCCGGAACGCGCCAACTCCACCCCGGGCATCCTGCCCgctgcctgctccctgcccccaacccctcaacgacccccgcccctgccccccgGGCTGTTCGGGGCCGGATCCCGGCAGCGGCCTCCCCACAGCGACAGGTAACGCGGTACGGGGCTAGGGATTCCCCGGGAGAGAGGACGAAGAGAGGAGGG
The Camelus dromedarius isolate mCamDro1 chromosome 14, mCamDro1.pat, whole genome shotgun sequence genome window above contains:
- the POU3F1 gene encoding POU domain, class 3, transcription factor 1 encodes the protein MATTAQYLPRGPGGGAGGTGPLMHPDAAAAAAAAAAAERLHAGAAYREVQKLMHHEWLGAGAGHPVGLAHPQWLPTGGGGGGDWAGGPHLEHGKAGGGGTGRADDGGGGGGFHARLVHQGAAHAGAAWAQGGTAHHLGPAMSPSPGAGGGHQPQPLGLYAQAAYPGGGGGGLAGMLAAGGGGAGPGLHHALHEDGHEAQLEPSPPPHLGAHGHAHGHAHAGGLHAAAAHLHPGAGGGGSSVGEHSDEDAPSSDDLEQFAKQFKQRRIKLGFTQADVGLALGTLYGNVFSQTTICRFEALQLSFKNMCKLKPLLNKWLEETDSSSGSPTNLDKIAAQGRKRKKRTSIEVGVKGALESHFLKCPKPSAHEITGLADSLQLEKEVVRVWFCNRRQKEKRMTPAAGAGHPPMDDVYAPGELGPGGGGASPPSAPPPPPPAALHHHHHHTLPGSVQ